One stretch of Spartobacteria bacterium DNA includes these proteins:
- a CDS encoding response regulator produces MKNVATILIVDDEQKNIQMLYTMLEEEGYRVLIARNGQAAIESCEMAAPDCILLDVMMPGLDGFETCARFKTIKNASSIPVIFMTALADEESKRKAFQIGGVDYVTKPFLRSELLARIKTHLELYRTQQDLLRSNAEKDRILSVVAHDMGHPFSCLYFKTVQLSAECATLGRKEIMECSNAISQQAHRCYEMADNLLHWARTQGDKVTAECSSFNVSVLLDDVMALFRPLAEEKNIHIQLCSDHTVHAFADPKLIGIVLRNILSNAVKFTPENGMVSMAAKCIPHDKIQISVTDTGVGMSEERIAEILCRGAANSQAGTNGEPGCGMGLQISRDMLALMQGEMKISSSDKGTTIIVVLPIGDTSYIIEDSVRIPAQYTLQGIVGLYESCAANGRKVLIVDDDAATRKTIVSILSPYFSCDEASTGKEAVARVEKALNASEYYDLICMDVEMPGISGIETIEQIRFKEAGHGRQWWQTGADIIMISGHKETDVIVSCYDYSCRTYLFKPFDPQELLDKLVLLNFVRLR; encoded by the coding sequence ATGAAAAATGTAGCGACGATTCTTATTGTTGACGATGAACAGAAAAACATTCAGATGCTGTACACGATGCTTGAAGAAGAAGGTTATCGTGTTCTGATTGCACGAAATGGACAGGCCGCGATAGAAAGTTGCGAAATGGCCGCTCCCGACTGCATCCTGCTCGATGTAATGATGCCCGGACTTGATGGCTTTGAAACCTGTGCGCGATTTAAAACCATAAAAAATGCATCAAGCATTCCCGTGATTTTCATGACCGCACTGGCCGATGAAGAGAGTAAACGGAAAGCTTTTCAGATTGGCGGCGTGGATTATGTAACCAAGCCGTTTCTCCGCAGCGAGCTTTTAGCTCGTATCAAAACCCATCTTGAGTTGTACCGTACGCAACAGGATCTACTGCGCAGCAATGCCGAAAAAGACCGCATCTTATCTGTGGTCGCCCATGATATGGGACATCCCTTTTCGTGTCTTTACTTCAAAACGGTTCAGCTTAGTGCTGAATGCGCTACTTTGGGCAGAAAAGAAATAATGGAATGCAGCAATGCTATCAGTCAGCAGGCTCATCGCTGCTATGAAATGGCCGATAATCTGCTGCACTGGGCACGCACGCAGGGGGATAAGGTTACGGCCGAATGCAGTAGTTTCAATGTATCTGTTTTACTGGATGATGTTATGGCTCTGTTCCGTCCCTTGGCCGAGGAGAAAAACATTCATATTCAGCTGTGTTCAGATCATACGGTTCATGCCTTCGCCGACCCAAAACTGATCGGAATCGTGCTCCGGAATATCTTGTCCAACGCCGTTAAGTTTACGCCGGAAAACGGGATGGTTTCGATGGCCGCAAAATGTATCCCTCATGACAAAATACAGATTTCCGTGACAGATACGGGTGTCGGCATGTCGGAGGAACGCATTGCCGAGATCCTTTGTCGTGGTGCGGCGAATAGCCAGGCCGGAACCAACGGGGAACCCGGGTGCGGTATGGGGCTTCAAATCAGCAGGGATATGCTGGCGTTGATGCAGGGTGAAATGAAGATCTCCAGTTCCGATAAGGGAACAACCATCATTGTTGTACTGCCGATAGGTGATACATCGTATATCATCGAGGATTCTGTCAGGATCCCTGCGCAGTATACATTGCAGGGCATTGTTGGTCTGTACGAATCCTGTGCCGCGAATGGGCGGAAAGTCCTGATCGTAGATGATGATGCAGCAACCCGCAAAACCATTGTATCCATTTTGAGTCCCTATTTTTCATGCGATGAAGCGTCGACCGGCAAGGAAGCGGTGGCACGGGTCGAAAAGGCGCTCAATGCCTCCGAATATTACGATCTAATTTGCATGGATGTGGAAATGCCCGGCATCTCCGGCATCGAAACCATCGAACAAATTCGCTTTAAAGAGGCCGGCCATGGTCGCCAGTGGTGGCAGACCGGAGCGGATATTATCATGATATCAGGACACAAAGAAACCGATGTGATTGTCAGCTGCTACGATTATTCCTGCCGAACCTATCTGTTTAAACCCTTTGATCCTCAGGAACTGCTCGATAAGCTTGTACTGCTTAACTTTGTCCGGCTGCGATAG
- a CDS encoding tRNA (cytidine(34)-2'-O)-methyltransferase has protein sequence MTQAAETSPCFHIVLYEPDIPPNTGNIARLCAGTGAWLHLIEPLGFRLTSQSMKRAGLDYWDAVHVERHRNIAAFFEKFPLRRCFLLSTRGVTRYSEVHYEPGDVFIFGSETRGLPEELHQEFADHILTIPMRREAIRSMNLSNSVAIVLYEALRQTGFAG, from the coding sequence ATGACTCAGGCAGCAGAAACATCCCCCTGTTTTCATATCGTTTTATACGAACCGGATATCCCGCCGAATACGGGGAATATAGCTCGGTTATGTGCAGGAACCGGAGCGTGGTTACACTTAATCGAACCACTGGGATTTCGCCTGACAAGTCAGTCCATGAAGCGGGCCGGACTGGACTACTGGGATGCCGTTCACGTGGAACGCCATCGCAATATTGCCGCCTTCTTTGAGAAATTTCCTCTGCGTCGCTGCTTCTTACTCAGCACCAGGGGCGTGACACGCTACAGCGAGGTGCACTACGAGCCGGGTGATGTCTTTATCTTCGGCAGTGAAACCAGAGGACTGCCCGAGGAACTGCATCAAGAGTTTGCCGACCATATCCTCACCATTCCCATGCGGCGCGAGGCTATTCGCTCCATGAACCTGTCTAATTCCGTCGCTATTGTTCTTTATGAAGCCTTACGTCAAACCGGTTTTGCCGGCTGA
- a CDS encoding YfiR family protein, whose translation MNMNVLHNLHWFRRCTSAARYTHGLVLCVLLGTALVCRGESRAGHEESRLKTVLVARFAKYTAWPVDVMTRDADAPLIITAVDRAAFQPYFDALSKKTFRGRELVFVDADTLRRTGRTPDMVYINTEDAAEMQRVLDTYRGLPVLTVGEGNAFAHNGGMIGMVYSGRKIRLAINVDAVQSVGLQLSSDLLSLSQVDLVTRPADKDNE comes from the coding sequence ATGAATATGAATGTATTACACAACCTGCACTGGTTTAGGCGCTGTACTTCAGCAGCACGGTATACACATGGGCTTGTGCTTTGCGTGCTTCTCGGTACTGCTCTTGTTTGCAGGGGCGAATCCCGAGCCGGTCATGAAGAGTCCCGCTTAAAAACGGTGCTGGTAGCTCGGTTTGCTAAGTATACAGCGTGGCCGGTGGATGTCATGACGCGCGATGCCGATGCGCCTTTGATCATAACGGCGGTAGATCGTGCGGCTTTTCAACCGTATTTTGATGCGCTCAGCAAAAAAACATTTCGCGGACGGGAACTTGTATTTGTCGATGCCGATACACTGCGTCGCACAGGCCGCACGCCGGATATGGTTTATATAAATACGGAAGATGCAGCGGAGATGCAGCGGGTGCTGGATACCTATCGGGGTCTTCCGGTGCTGACCGTGGGTGAAGGGAATGCTTTTGCCCACAACGGAGGGATGATCGGAATGGTTTACTCGGGCCGAAAAATCCGGCTGGCGATTAACGTGGACGCCGTTCAGTCCGTCGGATTGCAGTTGAGTTCGGATTTATTGAGTCTCTCGCAGGTCGACCTGGTTACCCGCCCGGCGGATAAGGATAACGAATAA
- a CDS encoding response regulator — MPCGKKDKETILIADDQPENMQLLLECLEGEGYTVYVAKNGLSAMERAIYAHPDLIILDVMMPVMNGFEACRRLKETAGVRDIPVLFMSALSDSADRVEGFDAGGVDYITKPIFIKEVLARVRTHLQLIRSMRELQNALETKDALLSVMIQTPQMPLTTDIVDLKTLMRDVHYQRSEEEQDAFFETIQGAARRTMLLAREVFRWAESRRDHA; from the coding sequence ATGCCTTGCGGAAAGAAGGATAAAGAAACCATTTTAATTGCAGACGATCAGCCGGAAAACATGCAGCTGCTCCTGGAATGCCTGGAAGGCGAAGGCTATACGGTGTATGTCGCAAAAAATGGACTCAGTGCGATGGAGCGCGCTATTTATGCGCATCCTGATCTCATTATTCTTGATGTAATGATGCCCGTTATGAACGGTTTTGAAGCGTGCCGCCGTTTAAAAGAGACGGCCGGCGTACGGGATATTCCTGTTTTATTTATGTCGGCTCTTTCTGACTCGGCGGATCGCGTCGAAGGATTTGATGCCGGGGGCGTAGATTATATTACAAAACCTATTTTTATTAAGGAAGTGCTCGCCCGTGTCCGCACACATTTACAGCTGATTCGATCCATGCGTGAACTCCAGAATGCGCTGGAGACGAAAGATGCCTTGCTGTCTGTTATGATTCAGACCCCGCAGATGCCGCTTACCACAGACATTGTTGATTTGAAAACGCTTATGAGGGACGTTCATTATCAACGTTCCGAGGAGGAACAGGATGCATTTTTTGAAACCATTCAGGGCGCGGCCCGGCGCACGATGTTACTGGCCAGGGAAGTATTCAGGTGGGCTGAATCGAGACGAGACCACGCGTAG
- a CDS encoding glycine betaine/L-proline ABC transporter ATP-binding protein — translation MTAIIKLENVYKIFGRDTHRAFSLLKEGVSKENVLNETGCTVGMNDVSFEINQREIFVVMGLSGSGKSTVIRSLNRLIDVTSGNVMIDGEDIMKMSRSQLQHTRRTKLSMVFQHFGLLPQRSVIKNVEFGLEISGMKKAERRTKAEHALELVGLTPYADSMPSELSGGMQQRVGLARALANDPEVLLMDEAFSALDPLIRTQMQDELLGLQARMHKTIVFITHDLDEALKIGDRIAIMKDGAVVQVGTPEEILTDPADEYVKAFVQHVDRTKVLTAASFLKKASIIQIPKDGPRVAARRMEASGISSIFVVDQDRCLKGLLTIDDALRLEKDKNLRLTDVLKTDMLVAQECTPVKNLLAQAMTAKYPVAVITEEGVFRGIVDRATIMREVVEDAQDDNALVPLDDMDVDTNIDAKL, via the coding sequence ATGACTGCTATTATAAAACTTGAAAATGTGTACAAAATTTTTGGTCGTGATACGCATCGGGCATTCAGCCTGTTGAAGGAAGGCGTGAGCAAAGAAAATGTACTGAATGAAACCGGCTGCACAGTCGGAATGAATGACGTCTCATTCGAAATCAACCAACGTGAAATATTCGTTGTTATGGGGCTGTCAGGAAGCGGTAAATCAACGGTTATCCGTAGTCTCAACCGCTTAATCGATGTCACCAGCGGCAATGTAATGATTGATGGAGAAGACATTATGAAAATGTCTAGATCTCAGTTGCAGCACACCCGCCGCACTAAATTGTCCATGGTTTTTCAGCATTTCGGGTTGCTGCCTCAGCGTTCCGTTATCAAGAATGTTGAGTTTGGACTCGAAATTTCCGGCATGAAAAAAGCGGAACGCCGCACCAAGGCCGAACACGCTCTGGAACTGGTAGGATTAACTCCTTACGCCGATTCCATGCCATCGGAACTGAGCGGCGGCATGCAGCAGCGGGTGGGATTAGCCCGTGCTTTGGCCAACGATCCGGAAGTGCTGCTGATGGATGAGGCCTTTAGTGCTCTGGATCCACTGATCCGAACGCAAATGCAGGATGAATTGCTGGGCTTACAGGCACGGATGCATAAAACCATCGTCTTTATTACCCATGACCTGGATGAAGCACTTAAAATCGGGGATCGCATCGCCATCATGAAAGATGGTGCCGTGGTTCAGGTGGGAACCCCTGAAGAAATTCTAACCGACCCCGCCGATGAGTATGTAAAAGCCTTTGTCCAGCATGTAGACCGTACCAAGGTTCTGACGGCGGCGTCCTTCCTTAAAAAGGCATCAATCATCCAAATTCCGAAAGATGGCCCTCGCGTCGCCGCCCGCAGAATGGAAGCGTCCGGTATTTCATCTATTTTTGTGGTTGATCAGGACCGCTGTCTGAAAGGCCTGTTGACCATCGATGACGCGCTGCGTCTCGAGAAGGACAAAAATTTACGGCTCACTGACGTACTAAAGACGGATATGCTGGTCGCTCAGGAATGCACCCCGGTAAAAAATTTGCTGGCTCAGGCAATGACCGCAAAATATCCCGTAGCCGTTATTACCGAAGAAGGCGTCTTCCGAGGCATTGTTGATAGAGCAACCATCATGCGCGAAGTGGTGGAAGATGCTCAGGATGATAACGCACTGGTTCCGCTGGATGATATGGATGTGGATACCAATATCGACGCAAAACTTTAA
- a CDS encoding HAMP domain-containing protein — translation MEMHPLLQRWLDRFRPKNYSIRSKLLSAMMVSTLCYFILAAILFMWLAYRSEQKSLVTEINSIAGVVGKNCVAALDFFDVQAATERLPALAADKEIVAACIYDADGKVFATYETGVKTVLHEEETRSESAVFRNDMLLVYRPVLSEGQPVGGIAIEVQLSALRKRIQSRFLWIGLCILLASGMSFIVSTRMQRLILGPVFHLAALARKVSEQRDYSLRTNWFSKDEAGQLARSFDDMLSEIQKRDQELEKHREHLEEMIAQRTEELCIAKDKAESAAKAKSVFLATMSHELRTPLNVILGYAQMLLAGKDCSAKGMTSIEMIQHSGEHLLLLINDVLDISRIEANRMQLDMADVSLQDIVSTSVGMIQVRANEKGLKFIYEDDGALPACIQTDAKRLRQILLNLLSNAVKYTEEGTVCLVITHKQDSLCFSVRDTGIGIPDEQLETIFEPFMQVPCKSRIRDGSGLGLAICSNLLRMMGSELHVESCLGQGSCFSFTLHDVVIHTGQFVEYMELSDSSSSVIHSEPVDPESIIRFPASDMDQAYHLCCMGDITGLKSELIFLQEQFPQNKEWLQKCCVLADRFLVDEVKTQIKLVTGV, via the coding sequence ATGGAGATGCATCCGCTGTTGCAACGATGGCTGGACAGGTTCCGCCCCAAAAACTATTCCATCCGTTCCAAACTGCTCAGTGCTATGATGGTCAGCACGCTCTGCTACTTCATCCTTGCGGCCATTTTGTTTATGTGGCTGGCCTATCGCAGTGAGCAGAAAAGTCTGGTTACTGAAATAAACAGCATTGCCGGAGTGGTGGGCAAAAACTGTGTCGCGGCGCTGGATTTCTTTGATGTTCAGGCGGCAACGGAACGGTTGCCCGCTCTGGCCGCAGATAAGGAGATTGTAGCCGCCTGTATTTATGATGCCGATGGAAAGGTCTTTGCTACCTATGAAACAGGTGTGAAAACAGTATTGCATGAGGAAGAGACGCGATCTGAGTCAGCTGTTTTCCGCAATGATATGCTGCTGGTTTATCGTCCTGTTCTCTCTGAAGGCCAGCCTGTTGGCGGTATTGCCATTGAGGTTCAGCTGAGTGCCCTTCGTAAAAGAATTCAAAGCCGTTTTCTATGGATTGGCCTGTGTATCTTATTGGCCAGCGGTATGTCATTTATCGTTTCGACGCGTATGCAGCGGCTGATTCTGGGGCCTGTTTTCCATTTGGCGGCACTGGCGCGCAAGGTATCGGAACAGCGAGATTATTCATTGCGAACCAATTGGTTTTCTAAAGACGAAGCAGGACAGTTAGCCCGGAGTTTTGACGATATGCTTTCGGAAATACAGAAACGTGATCAGGAACTTGAAAAGCATCGTGAACATCTCGAAGAAATGATTGCGCAGCGAACAGAAGAATTGTGCATCGCGAAAGATAAAGCCGAATCGGCGGCAAAGGCGAAAAGTGTGTTTCTTGCAACCATGAGTCATGAATTGCGTACGCCCCTGAATGTTATTTTGGGCTATGCGCAGATGTTGCTGGCTGGAAAGGATTGTTCGGCAAAAGGCATGACGTCGATTGAGATGATTCAGCATAGCGGCGAGCATCTGCTATTACTGATCAATGATGTCCTTGATATTTCACGCATTGAGGCCAATCGAATGCAGCTCGATATGGCGGACGTTTCGCTTCAGGATATCGTATCCACCAGCGTGGGAATGATTCAAGTTCGTGCCAACGAAAAAGGACTGAAGTTTATCTATGAGGATGACGGGGCTTTACCGGCCTGTATTCAGACCGATGCCAAGCGGCTTCGCCAGATTCTATTGAATCTGCTGAGTAATGCAGTAAAATATACCGAAGAAGGTACGGTGTGTCTTGTCATTACGCATAAGCAGGATTCGCTCTGCTTTTCTGTTCGTGATACAGGCATCGGCATCCCTGACGAACAGTTGGAAACGATCTTTGAACCGTTCATGCAAGTGCCATGCAAAAGCCGCATCCGCGATGGATCCGGGTTGGGGTTGGCTATTTGTAGCAATCTGCTCCGGATGATGGGAAGTGAACTGCATGTGGAAAGCTGCCTCGGACAGGGAAGCTGTTTCTCTTTTACTCTGCATGACGTGGTTATACATACCGGGCAGTTCGTTGAATATATGGAGCTCTCCGATTCAAGCAGCTCTGTGATTCATTCTGAACCCGTTGATCCTGAGTCGATTATTCGTTTTCCTGCCAGTGACATGGATCAGGCATATCATCTGTGCTGTATGGGGGATATCACGGGACTGAAATCAGAATTAATCTTCTTACAGGAACAATTTCCTCAAAATAAAGAGTGGCTTCAGAAATGTTGTGTTCTGGCGGATCGCTTTTTAGTGGATGAGGTGAAAACCCAAATAAAATTAGTGACGGGAGTGTGA